The genomic region AGTCTGTCACCTGTTACAGGTACAAACCAagtatattcaaataataattatatcacatttcctgtagctttaagaaggTTGCAGTGGTAGAATGGCACTGTAGCTATAAGAAGGTTCCAGTGGTTCTTTGAGATTATTTGAGATTAATGGAATTGATCTGTACCTGATTCATATATCTGTTCACGTAGGGGGTGATGAGAGTACTGTAATCTCCTTCTCCTGTATTTTTTAATGGCTAAGATAAGTATTGTCAAGATAACAATAACTAGCATTGTACTGAAGACTGATGTCAAAATGGCCTCAGAATGCTTTAGACTGGAGAGTTCAGGACctacaacaaaatataaaaaacagtgaaatgaggagaaaaaaaaatacaggcactttaaaaatacatattagttagtattatatattttggtaatccaaatatccataaaaagtataaatatatatgaacatGAACAGTTTGAAAGAGTGGAGTTTACATGTATGTTAGCTTTATTAACTTTGTGATTCTATTGTGAGTTATCAGAAGATAAGATGGCGGATGCagtaattagacatgtgcaattcgtttcggtccgaatgcgaACTAGGGGGagacaaacccctagtcaccagcctcccaaaaaaaaattaacccctacctaccctcctcaccctaaaattAGCTAAGaacctgtaaacaaaaataaaacttaccatttgatgtcttcttttttctaaaatctaatgATGACCGTCGcaattggaaaagaaaaaaaaacgagcgcaaaaaaaaaatccatcttcatataatccacaggctgctcactgtttaatagacatgcccctacttgcgatatagtgagtaggggcaaaatttactaatactaagtaatttttacttagtattagtaaatttgtctgaaagaccaatttaggtctttcagaatTTTGGTAGagaactccctaataccgtgggaattagggagttatctactaagcctCTGAAAGAGAAGTCCTGAAGTCccaaatgccgaagttccgaaattccgaagtgccgaagtcccgaagtgtcgaagtgccgaactgaaccgaagtcacgaatttcggaatgccgagccgaaccgaaacgaaaattttccccatgcacatggcTAGCAGTAATATAGCAGTCATTCTTCTGAAACTCATAAAAAAAAGACTTAGAATTTAGTAATTAGGTTCTCTTTGCATGGCTCAGCAGGACTGAAAAACCTTTCCCTTCTAAGAGTTCGTTGTTGATGACATGCTGCATTTTATTGCACCCCTTGCTACATTGTTGAGTTTGTGCAAAACTGGTTCCAGTTTCTTTGACCAACCTAAAAACAAGGCAATTTACCATACAAAAGCACAGTACACATCACAACTTAATGTGTTAAAACTTACCTACTGATAAGTTGGTTGCAGATGGTCCATTGGGGGATGTAAGTACTGTAACATTTTTGAGAGTAGAAAATTCTTGGGTTATGGTTGACATCGCGGTTCCCTTTTCTTTACCAGCAGTTGAGGTGTAACCAGCGACTGATGTTGTGACTGAAGATTGTGTTGTGACTGAAGTTATTGGTTCTTTTGTCTTAAAATTTGTGGTGCCCAAAGATTCATTTACAGATGTTTGAACTTCTGTTTTGGGCAAGCTTGTAGTAGCAAGTGACATCACGGGAGTGTTAAGTGTTGTGGTGTTTTGATGACTGGCACTTGTGTTAGTTGTGGTTATTGAGTCTTGAAGAGGGGCAACAGTGGTAATTTCTAGTTTGGTAGCATTGGTGCTTGTAGAGGTATATTCTGTGCTCTTTAGACTCACAGACTGAGTAAATGCTGTTTTGTTAGTTAAAGTTGATGATACAGTTGATCGAGCTGGTGATGGAGAGgttgatagtgctgtggatggcGCTGTTGATGGTGCTGTTGATGGCACAGTTGCTCGCGCTGTCAAGGGCGCAGTTGATGGTGCTGTTGATGACACTGTAAATGTTGTTGATGTAATGTCAAATGCAGCAATGAATGACCATAATGTGGCAATGGCAAAAAATGATATGTAGCAAAGTCTTGACAGTTTCGAAGTCATTGTAGAGTTCTTTACTTGGTGGTTAGTTATGTTCAGCTATTTTTGTTAAGCTAAATCTCCTGAAAGagagcaatataaaaaaaaaaaaaagaagaagcagaGTATTATTATGAAAACGTATGTGAAAATGTCTAGGGGCACCTAATTCATATAACACATCTTATCCTACTGTCCTACAGCTACTGAATGAAAATCAACGCAATTATAGATATTGAActctaataaataatacaaatatttaagcCCTATACATTTAAATTATTGCCATTAATAGAACTACACTGTCATTCAACCACCACAAGGTAATATTTCCCTGAAAAGGACATTACCAAGGTAATTTTAGGGTAGCCTTTTAGATTAAAGGGGGTTTGTGATTAGGGTAGCAGCAGGGGAACTTAGGGctagggggcagggccggactaggAAAAAAATCTTGCATGAGAACAAAGCCTTGTGCTTGTTCTGCGCAACGCATGCAAATTTATGCTTGTGCTGTGTTTTCTTGTGACCTGTCTCatgtgtctccataagtgggatactagAGGACAAAGGGCAAAAGAAGTTTATGGTGCATGTGcctggagtctgcttgtggtattgcttgtgtgtgtgtagagtgagctgattgtgatgTGGTGTTTTGTGCAAATTGGGCGGTTTTAGGCATGTTTAGTTTGTGGTGTAAAATGTTTGGCTAGTGGCTACAGAGAGtgaaacagtgtgtgtatagggggcatagtgagtATGGCGTATGTAGTGAGTTtgtgcataggggctgtagtctatgtgtatataggagatgtagtgtgtgtgtaggggcttTAGAGAGTGTGCGTTTagagaatgtaatgtgtgtgtttgcatacaggggattttgtgtgtgtgtgtgtgtgtgtagctataggGTATTTATTGTGATCTATtgttataattaaatataatctAAATAATGTGTATTAACTCCAACTTTTCCAAAAGTTCAGTTGAGTTTCCTTACTTGAGGAGAAGCTAATTTCAGGCTCAGAATTGAGAAgtaagactgcagaggcatgatctatacaccaaaactgcttcattaagttgttttCATGCTTATAGCATAGCATATGAGCAAAACAACATTTATGTCagatgccatttatgagttaaaacacttgtgtttctatttatgcaactCTAGCCAAACCTCCCCTGACTGAGACCCATACAGCCTCTatggaaaaaatggtttcattttaaatcacATATTACAGCACAGGGTATATACTTTAGAAGTTCTTTAATCACAGAAAGCTCCTGCAGGCTACAGCACATGAGACAATTCTATATTAaagagaatgtgcaataaagaaagtttaaacattagatgtctctttgcaggaagtgatTACGGAGACGGAtgtctctttgcaggaagtgatTACAGAGACGGTGTGAATCTCAGACAGGgaagttgtggctagggctgcataagcaaagtaATGTAACAACTAAATGGCAGATAGCTGAGTGATAAACCTGCAGgaacataatctatacaccaaaccaaACATACTGCaatcttcattaaagggacaatttACTGCACAAATGAAAATAATATTACAGTTTAGTAATTATAGCTTCaacataaaacatgcatgcatttaatcatAACTTTGTTTGGGGTATATTTAGAACATCTTGCAAAAGATGCAGTTCTCTTGCCGGAAGCCTTTCAAAGCCTTCAATTCAAACAGACTgatttataatatgtatttaattatatttttttattaaagacatgtACATGATTGGAGGACCAATTAACCATGTCACCTAAAAGGAGGATCCATGAAGGGTTTCAAAAGGCACAACTGGAAATAAactacagctgactgaggaagctcaagGATTAGTGAAACATTTTGGCCAGTTAAGGACTTGTTACAGATtagtgtattatttatttatattggcaCAACACCTACCATCCTCAGAGGCAGGACATTAaggctctgaataaggtgagcaATAAACCTCCttgattttaaacaaaaaagggATTTTAAAGTACTACACATTGGTTCcagttctctctttctttctaccGAGAGTATCCAATAAGTTCGGGAGAACGATGAGATGCTACCGTAAAATCACAAACACGCTGATTACTAAACCAATTGATTTATGCTCTGATACATGTGAGTGGTCTGACTTCTcccatatgtatgttttatgaacGCAATTactatctgcactatattttgttgtgtttttatttttttcgttgtgAACTACACATCAAGTTAAATTTTGATGCAGTTTTTGCAGTTTTTGCAGTGCTCCACTACAGGTGTAGttgaaagacacattactgtgagtattattgctgtgaagctctgctatacactcagacataccaaAAAGATAGAGCTCCTAAAAAAGCGAGACATTAGGATAAAAATAGGGAAAGAAAAATTTGGGCTCAAAATAGGAACTGCCTTCCTAAATAGTGACACCTGGAAGGTATGCAGTAGTACAATTTAGGGGTGAAAAGTATTTTGGTCCCTGTTATGTGTTTTATGTGCCTGCAGATTGCTGTCCAACATTGAGATGAAATTGGATGGGAGCAAAGTATGTGGAGGATTGTGCCTGGAACTGAACAGCATCTTCAACACAAGTTAGAGTGGTTTGTGTGGGGTGGTAAAATCATAATTTTCTGCCAGTGTACCGCGGTAAAGCAGGTACCCTGCTCTAGCTCCCACTCTCCTACAAAACTGCGATGGAGGTAGCTGTTTGTTCAGCAATACATGTTTGGAAAGCAAGGAGACCCCCACTAGTGTGACACCTGTCACCAGacacggctctctaattaggcaatttaAGCGCCCACCTAAGGCCtcgtgctggctggggcctcgcgccCGCCTTtatcaccttagggcagacttACATGTCAGGtactcggtccatgaccgaggacccgacatcagGAGGGGCCCCTGCGGCTTGCCCTTTATGCTGCCGGGTGCGATGCCCCTCAGAGAGCCAGCCTTCAGTGTGtcaggtgtgagctgcagactgaagcgTCTTGCGATCCCCAGCTAATCAGAGTGTTGCTGCCACTGACACTGAcactgccccctgtcacccctcactaagccccctgtcacctcctcacTAAGCCCCCTGTAACCCGCTCCATTCCTGAcactgccccctgtcaccccctctctcagccccctgtcaccccctcactctgccctatgtcaccccctccctccctgacacTGCCCGTCACCACTTCCCTCAGccccttgtcaccccctcactctggcccttgtcaccccttcactctgccacctgtcacccccccttcccacactctgccacctgttccccccttccttccctcactcactctgtccccatcaccccctcactcagccccctgtcacccatcactcagccccctgtcatcccctccttccctcactctgccccctgtcaccctccccctccctgacaatgccacctgtcaccccctccctcagccacctgtcaccctctcactctatcccatgtcaccccctccttccctcactctgtcccctatcacaccctccctccctgccactgccacctgtcaccccctccctcagcctcctgtcaccccttccctcagccccctgtcaccccctcactctgccacccatccctccctcactctgccacctgtcaccccctttcacacTCTGTTACCCCCTTCCACAATCTGTCAACCCCTTCCACACTCTGTCACTCTCATCCACTCTGTCATCCCATTTTACACCCTGTCATCCCctccactcacatacacactgtcaccccctccctcagccacctgtcaccctctcactctatcccatgtcaccccctccttccctcactctgtcccctatcacaccctccctccctgccactgccacctgtcaccccctccctcagcctcctgtcaccccttccctcagccccctgtcaccccctcactctgccacccatccctccctcactctgccacctgtcaccccctttcacacTCTGTTACCCCCTTCCACAATCTGTCAACCCCTTCCACACTCTGTCACTCTCATCCACTCTGTCATCCCATTTTACACCCTGTCATCCCctccactcacatacacactgtcacccccccccgacacactgtcaccccctccacacaccgTGTCACcattcccccccacacactgtcaccacactcccacacacagtcaccacactcccacacatactatcacccctttaaccctgccacactcactttAACCCCTCCTGATcccatacattcacatacaaggatactgtcagacacatacacgagtagacaatgccagacacactcagaaatacacacagccagataaataCACTTTGCGACTGTCTGTATTAGTCAatatctgtgcatcagtgtgtttgtgtgtgtatgcatgtgcatgtatcagtgtgtatatgtatttgtgtcttagtgtttatatgtgtgcatgtattagtgtgtgtgtctgtctgcaatgTGATTGTGGTATGATATGGACAATGCAAAGGTAAGGTTGCAAGCAACATatattatatgcatacatacatacatatacaatacatgggAAAACACATATATAATAGTATACATGTAAAGGATAATAGCATATGTGGGGAAATGTCTATGACattgttttcttatctgtaacttttATTAACAAACTATTATTTggcaaattattatttaaaagcccaaccaaaatgttaatttttgtttCAAATAACCCCTTCACACTGGCACTTATGTATCCACAACTGCATACTACACAACTATACCCCGTAATCgtgtataaatgattagcataattgcagattaaatttgttttttgaaaattatgccataactacagtcaaagTGCTCACAACGCAGCGACAATGCAAGCCTCTGAAGATGAATACAAAGATTACATCTCTGTATCCAAAGCTGCAAGGTAGCCCTTCAATATATGTACagttccttacacacacacacaagacaacacctatatttttttcactaatggtgttagtgggggggcctcatgtttgagttttacCTAAAGCCTCGCAAAGTCTAGTTTATATGTTATAAGGTACTTAAAACCAGTTGGTTCTCTACTCAGAAAATGAGACATGGGGATAAAACCAATGAAATGAGAAATCTATTTATAACAGAAAAGGAGCCCTCCCctactaaccccgcccagacattctgtggctgtccaatcacagacttctcaaagcAGCTTAATGAAAAGTCTATACAAGGCAGGTGCTATgcacaattgctgcctcttacaacaggaagtaacaggactggttgtctgattgacagccacagaggtgtaacaaggttaatttatttaagtgccaatttctattgaaatctgtacttgtAAAAGAGgccacacttttcacacataaaacacCTCAACAAGATGAAGTTCTTTAGAGGTAtgtggtgttcctttaatctaaagttgttttggtcctTAGAGTGTCCACTTAAAGTATGACAaagaaacataaagaaataaGTTATCATTTATGGAATAATTATTAGTAGATGTAAGGAACTAGATTTCCACCCACATACAGTAAGTACATACAGTAAGACACACTCTTACACCCTCATCCCTACCCGGCTGCTAGAATGAGTACAAGGTGTTTTTCATAAAAGGCTTGTTAAGAAAGGATGCTGTATGCACTTTTAGAAACGACATATGCAACTAAGGTTATCATGAGacgaacagggttatttactaaagtgagaatgcaaaggGAATTAAAAGGAaacgtctctagtggctgtctggaagacagctgctagaggttgttttaaccctgcaatgtaaacattgcagtttctctaaaacaatgagatgaagtggtgtaggtgcctatattgtccctttaatcgtttacttattgtacagcactgtggaaaatGATTGCTCTATTTAAATACTAATAATTTGACGACTACATAATCAGAGTTATTCACTTcaatgagaattgttgggaattcaaagttaattcaaaatgaatttctcaTTGATTGTAATTGTAGTAGtaacagatgttgctgaactacgcATGAGACTGAGGTACCGATCCGAATCGTTATAtaatcagagttattcactaaagtgaaaattgttgggatttcaaattgaatttcaaatttacgtagcaaaattggaagcatagctgccttgaagaatttttccagttcagctattttagccttaaatttgaaattctctttgaattcctgacaattcacattttagagaATAATCCAGAGTTTGCGTCCCTTCCAAACAGAGGACATGGTAGTAACTATAACCTTGTGGAAAGAGACTAAGTGGATCAGCACCCTTGAGACTCTATGTACTGCTGCCTGgttactatagtgagcgcctattacccttcCTTTTTGTCTATGTCCCAAGGGACTCAATGAGGATTATGAGCTTAAACACTTTTTATAAGAGGACCTTGTGGGTGCTGGTCCTATAGTGTATACATCACTTTCTTTAACCAGTGCCATTGAAGGGACCTCAAATCCAGAGCACGCAACCCAGGACTTTCTCTTTCAAGTTTATTGAAACAGCAAAAAGACGAACGGGAACCGAGCTGTGTACCATCCACATTGGAATTCCACAACCAATTCCACCATTGCTTTTCATCTGGAGTGAGAAGACTACCAAGCATGGGTGAGATCATATTCATATTCCTGTGAGGATTATGTACAATTAAATTTTGACTGTtactcattttttaatttttacacatttttcccttttttgtatatttttttattttttaataatgtgcACATATATTGCCCTTACGTATGTAAATATATCTTTTTCATATCGGAAGAAAGTCCGGTGACAGATATGCTGAATTAAATGCAATTACGGATGAAATCtaactttaaattaaataaggTCTCTGATGAAATGAACTATGCACTATGCAGTCAGTAAACCAGCTActttataaaattataataaatctgCATTTTATTCTTTACGTTGGGTGCGGTATCATTTCTTTGTAATTATAACTTTGCTGTGTTGCTTAGGGATTAGCTCTAGGTTAGGAGTGCTGCTATTCCTGAGCTAGACCCCAATCAAGGTCAGTGATATGTCATGATAATGGATGACCAGTCTTACAACAAGGCTTGAGAAAGAGTGTCACGTCAATGTCAGTCACTCCTTCTCCACCCCAAGTGTCTAAATTTGCCAATGAAATGAAAAGGAAACAATATACCTTATCCAATGGGAAGGTAAAGTTCTCCTACAGCCCATTCTGTTTTCTATCCCATCACTTCCCTTTATTGCTGACTGAGGAGGTGCAGCACAAAAGAGGGTGGTGTAGTTTGGTAGTTCATAGACAGCAAGCTATGCATGTTGACAACAGATGCCTTTAATGCATAGAATTCACGTTTGCAGCTAATAGGGTTACACTTCCAGCagcaaagtgttttatgtctgtaagtgcaGTATAAATCTCTCCTTTAATCACTTAAGTGGTCATGGGGCTTGGAGTAAGCCTATTAAGAAACGTTATGAAAGTTCTAACTAACAAGCTATGTTTTACTCATTCTATGACACACAATTTGCAGTCTTCTATCACCATCTAGTGGTGGTTTTGACAACATgaaatcagtatatatatatatatatatatatatattttttttttttcctgtatatatttttatacaggaCTGACATTCTTGATGCTCCTTATAAAACCATGGGCCTTGCCTCCCCCCACACAGAAACTCTCAGACACATGCACAAATGCACATACACATTGCctaacacacacaaagatacaaattATCTGGCACACATATAGGGATTGACAAtcaatgacacacaaatctaggTATTAATACCAGATCTCCCAACTTTGCTGTGAGATAGTAACAATTTTGGGCTCCTTTGTCCACTGTCTCTAGTTTGTTCCTTGGTGTCTTACTTTTGGATACACCAGAATCCagggctctgcccacgctcctcccctgccaatgtctaccggcgggggagacctaatgcgcattattcaaggctttcctgtggggaaaatctgacgctggaggtccgtgaggacgtccagcatcagataacggaccaaaagtcagtttggattccggaagcgcccccagtggctgtaggttagtggctgtctgggggcagttctctggaactgcaatgtttaacattgcagcactaagtacaaaagggtcacagcacccagactacttcaattagctgaagtggtctgggtgcctacagtgtctctttaaatatataaaaagcattgagcaaatgcatttttttttaaatatttcttcaaaaatattatgataaTGACTGAACATGTGAGTGAAGCCTTTTAAAATCATGTCTGATACACACTACTCCAGTGCAAAGTTCTTGGCAACAGAAAGAAAATATGTCCTGCCTTTGTGTTGCCAGAGAGGTGGTCTGTTGTGCACTTATTGGCTCTGTGTGAaggttaaataatttttttttttaatgagatatGGAACATGGATGGATACAAAGTGAGAAGTGATAGTACCACTGAGTCGCACCAAGTACAGACTTCAGTGAAACAagatggggcacaagctgtgATCCAGTGTTCCTTCTAATGCATTCTGGGATTGTGTCTCAATAATAGGGCAGGGGGAGAAGAAATATATTTTAGTGAATTATGTAATTTATGTAAAACCtcttctaggctcacagtgtcccaatctaatcagctaagtaagccataccacctgcaaagggtttctgagcctttaaatggtctctcagtctggttcagtaggaatcacaatcatggggaagactgctgacctgacagttgtgcagaaaaccattattgacaccctccataaggaaaGAAAGCCtgaaaaggtaattgcgaaggaagttggatgttcccaaagtgctgtatcaaagcacattaacagacagttatgtggaagggaaaagtgtggaagaaaaaggtgcaaaagtagcagggatgaccgcagcctgtaGAGGATTGTCTGGAAAAGGCCATTAATGTGTTGggaactttcacaaggagtggactgaagcTGGAGAtgtgcttcagatgtcgtattcctcttgtcaaaccgctcctgaacaacaaacaacgtcagaagcattttacctgggctaaagaaaaacagacctggtctgttgctcagtggtccaaagtcctcttttctaatgagagcaacttttgcatctcatttggaaaccaaggacccagagtctggaggaagaatggagaggcacacgctgcaagatgcttgaaatccagtgtgaagtttccacagtctgtgttgatttggggagccagtcatctgctggtgttggtccactgtgtttcattaagtccagggtcaacccaGCCGtataccaggagattttggagcacttcatttttccttccgcagatgagcttttccagcaggacttggcacctgcccacactgccaaaagcaccaaagcctggttcaatgaccgtgggattactgtgcttgattggccagcaaactcacctgacctgagccccatagagaatctatggggcattgccaagagaaagatgagagacatgagaccgaacaatgcagaagagctgaaggctgctattgaagcatcctggtcttccataacacctcagcagtgccacaggctaatagcattgaggcagtaattgctgcaaaaggggcccaaaccaagtactgagtccatatgcatgcttatacgtttcagaggtccgatattgttctatgtacactcaggggtcaagtcctggggaaaaaagtgtgggaactccccccccacccaaaaaaaaaaaccactcgtatgcatatataaacgcgtgcacacacatacactcacagacacacacatgcactcagacactcacagacacacatactcagacacacacacagtggtgtattttaattttgtgctgccctaggcatgactatacctgagcaccccctaatctaaatttaccaccccttcctgtcaagggcgcaccgcttcctgattaagaacccaccccatcctctttagactccaccttttcctgctccttttaaagaaatactatagtgccaggaaaacaaagctgttttcctggcactataattccctatagtgcccccctccctcactcgacactgatggggttaaaatcctatgggtatttagcagatgctggatgtcctcatgcacagggtgaggacgtccagcatcagttaggcgacttttggtcacctaaccacccgaaagtccctctagtggctgtctggtagacagccactagaggtggagttacccctcaaggtaattattgcagtttctgagaaaccgcaataattacacttgcaggtttaaggggactgggacactgcacccagaccacttcaatgagctgaagttgtctgggtgcctatagtgtccctctaagcacactctctgacagacacccacactggcagatacacactgacagtaacacacacactcagtgacacacactcattcattgacagagagacacacacaaacacactgacagacacactaatagtcacacacactaagtgacaaacagactctcactgatttgacagacacttacaaacatacactaacagaagcacatacacgcaaacatgtgcatacagtaacagaagcacatacactcatacgcacacacacgtgcatacactaacaaaagcacatacacgcaaacatacatacagtaacagaagcacatacactcatacacacacacacacactgacacaaacacacacatacactaacagacataaacatacacacacatacatagactaacagacatacacacatacatacactaacagacacgcacacacacatacactaacagacatacacacataaactaacagacatacacacaaactaacagacataaactaacagacatacacacatataaatagactgacatacacacactcacacatacacatacactaacagacatacacacatacactaac from Pelobates fuscus isolate aPelFus1 chromosome 1, aPelFus1.pri, whole genome shotgun sequence harbors:
- the LOC134588991 gene encoding mucin-5AC-like, whose product is MTSKLSRLCYISFFAIATLWSFIAAFDITSTTFTVSSTAPSTAPLTARATVPSTAPSTAPSTALSTSPSPARSTVSSTLTNKTAFTQSVSLKSTEYTSTSTNATKLEITTVAPLQDSITTTNTSASHQNTTTLNTPVMSLATTSLPKTEVQTSVNESLGTTNFKTKEPITSVTTQSSVTTSVAGYTSTAGKEKGTAMSTITQEFSTLKNVTVLTSPNGPSATNLSVGPELSSLKHSEAILTSVFSTMLVIVILTILILAIKKYRRRRLQYSHHPLREQIYESVDSYSTPDDTLVISGGLYEAPRIYNPNMTVLEEEEESQHEYVSFSSRPGQFRLEFLPTGNAS